A genomic window from Arthrobacter sp. FW305-BF8 includes:
- a CDS encoding GntP family permease, whose product MTIEGWTQTLGAGPLLLIAAAAIAVLLFLIIRLRMHALLALILVSLATAFATGIPANQVVPVLVNGFGTTLGTVALLVGLGAMLGRIVETSGGAKVLADYLIGIFGEKRAPFALGLASLIFGFPIFFDAGLVVMLPVVFAVAHRLGGGVLRYGLPAAGAFSVMHIFLPPHPGPVSASAFFEANVGLVTIVGLLTAIPTWYVTAYLYGLWTGKKLELPVPELLGHATADAESHPPRFRTVIGLLLLPLVLIFINTGLNTFAASGVLPESVKSEQWFQVLRTLGETPVALLISVLVAMFVLGARRGVHNSALEKLLESSLGPVCSVILITGAGGMFGGVLRTSGIGDALADVLGNMGIPLILAGFLVSAILRIAQGSATVALTTTAGLIAPAVAAGGLNGMQVAAMVIAVAAGSVVVSHVNDSGFWLVGRFFGMDVKTTLKTWTIMETLIGVMGFAIAAVIFLVAGLAG is encoded by the coding sequence ATGACCATCGAAGGATGGACCCAAACACTGGGCGCAGGACCACTGCTGCTCATCGCGGCAGCGGCGATCGCCGTCCTGCTCTTCCTGATCATCCGGCTGCGCATGCACGCGCTGCTTGCCCTGATCCTGGTAAGCCTCGCCACGGCCTTCGCCACCGGAATCCCTGCAAACCAGGTGGTCCCGGTGCTGGTCAACGGCTTCGGAACAACCCTCGGCACCGTCGCGCTGCTGGTCGGCCTGGGTGCCATGCTCGGCCGCATCGTGGAGACCAGCGGCGGCGCCAAGGTGCTGGCCGACTACCTGATCGGCATCTTCGGTGAGAAGCGGGCCCCGTTCGCTTTGGGCCTCGCGTCCCTGATCTTCGGCTTCCCGATCTTCTTCGACGCCGGACTCGTGGTGATGCTGCCCGTCGTGTTCGCCGTCGCCCACCGCCTGGGCGGGGGAGTGCTGCGCTACGGCCTGCCGGCTGCCGGTGCGTTCTCCGTGATGCACATCTTCCTGCCGCCGCACCCGGGCCCGGTCTCGGCGTCGGCCTTCTTCGAAGCGAACGTCGGCCTGGTGACCATCGTCGGCCTGCTCACCGCGATCCCCACTTGGTACGTCACGGCTTACCTGTACGGCCTGTGGACGGGCAAGAAGCTGGAACTTCCCGTGCCGGAGCTGCTGGGCCACGCCACCGCTGACGCCGAGTCCCACCCGCCGCGGTTCCGCACCGTGATCGGCCTGCTGCTCCTGCCGCTGGTCCTGATCTTCATCAACACTGGCCTGAACACCTTCGCCGCCTCGGGCGTCCTCCCCGAATCGGTCAAGAGTGAACAATGGTTCCAGGTGCTGCGCACACTCGGTGAAACGCCGGTGGCACTGCTCATCTCCGTTCTGGTTGCGATGTTCGTCCTGGGTGCCCGCCGCGGAGTCCACAACTCCGCGCTGGAGAAGCTGCTTGAGTCCTCGCTGGGACCGGTCTGCTCGGTCATCCTCATCACCGGCGCCGGCGGCATGTTCGGCGGCGTGCTGCGCACCTCCGGCATCGGCGACGCCCTTGCCGACGTACTCGGCAACATGGGCATCCCGCTGATTCTGGCCGGCTTCCTGGTCTCCGCAATCCTGCGGATCGCCCAGGGCTCCGCGACAGTGGCGCTGACCACCACTGCGGGTCTCATCGCCCCGGCCGTTGCCGCGGGCGGACTGAACGGCATGCAAGTCGCTGCCATGGTCATCGCCGTGGCCGCCGGCTCCGTGGTGGTCTCCCACGTCAACGACTCCGGCTTCTGGCTGGTGGGCCGCTTCTTCGGCATGGACGTCAAGACCACGCTGAAGACGTGGACCATCATGGAAACCCTCATCGGTGTCATGGGCTTCGCCATCGCGGCGGTAATCTTCCTGGTCGCTGGACTGGCGGGATAG
- a CDS encoding PRC-barrel domain-containing protein: protein MILGDLLGTPVHDDDGVRLGRVADARFVVDGAPHRLLADARLLGLVVSPHSWSSFMGYERNSLTQPWPLPKLLRWRHRGSFFVMWEDIAVLGDRTVRLRPGYTPYSPALDGNGQE, encoded by the coding sequence GTGATCCTCGGTGACCTTTTGGGCACTCCGGTGCATGACGACGACGGCGTGCGGCTGGGGCGCGTGGCCGACGCCCGGTTTGTGGTGGACGGCGCCCCGCACCGGCTGCTGGCCGACGCCCGCCTGCTGGGGCTGGTGGTCAGCCCGCACAGTTGGTCGTCGTTCATGGGCTACGAGCGGAATAGCCTCACGCAGCCGTGGCCGCTGCCTAAGCTGCTGCGGTGGCGGCACCGCGGATCCTTTTTTGTGATGTGGGAGGACATTGCGGTGCTTGGCGACCGGACCGTCCGGCTGCGTCCCGGGTACACGCCGTACAGCCCGGCGCTGGACGGGAACGGGCAGGAGTAG
- a CDS encoding cold-shock protein, translating into MATGTVKWFNAEKGFGFISPDDSSQDVFAHYSAINSSGFRSLEENQKVSFETEQGPKGPQAVNIQAL; encoded by the coding sequence ATGGCTACTGGTACCGTCAAATGGTTTAACGCTGAAAAGGGCTTCGGCTTCATTTCCCCGGACGACTCCTCGCAGGACGTTTTCGCGCACTACTCCGCGATCAACTCCTCCGGCTTCCGCTCCCTCGAAGAGAACCAGAAGGTTTCCTTCGAAACCGAGCAGGGCCCCAAGGGTCCCCAGGCCGTCAACATCCAGGCTCTCTAA
- a CDS encoding plasmid pRiA4b ORF-3 family protein yields MFCCDTAANCHLGGSRRALEQWPSCNQPTPSPAFDLRISITGTEPEVWRWLQVPETITVPEFHRVLQAAFGWENRHLYGIRCTDVRGEGRVIVGPDEAAEDSYAEPASGVALVELLDAKRTGPADFEYEYDFGDAWTHTLELMVPAELPEKTLRCTDGANRGPVEDSGGSHGFRRIIEVLGDPGHRNTRTPRAGTSSPPARTPQRSRRPGSTPAHSTPGWTSLPSSCGPSRPRKVRSTPSSIPSTGSCPRFPPTGCR; encoded by the coding sequence ATGTTCTGTTGTGACACTGCCGCGAACTGTCATCTCGGTGGAAGCCGCCGCGCTCTGGAACAATGGCCATCATGCAATCAACCGACGCCGTCCCCTGCCTTTGACCTGCGCATCAGCATCACAGGCACTGAGCCAGAGGTCTGGCGGTGGCTGCAGGTGCCGGAAACCATCACCGTCCCGGAATTCCACCGCGTCCTTCAGGCCGCCTTCGGGTGGGAAAACCGGCACCTCTACGGGATCCGCTGTACTGACGTCCGCGGAGAAGGGCGCGTCATCGTTGGCCCGGACGAGGCTGCCGAGGACAGCTACGCCGAGCCGGCGTCCGGCGTCGCGCTCGTTGAACTTCTGGATGCAAAGAGGACCGGACCTGCCGACTTCGAATACGAATACGACTTCGGCGACGCCTGGACTCACACCCTCGAGTTGATGGTGCCCGCAGAGCTTCCCGAGAAGACTCTGCGGTGCACGGACGGCGCCAACCGCGGCCCGGTGGAAGATTCAGGCGGTTCGCACGGCTTCCGGCGAATCATTGAAGTCCTGGGCGATCCCGGGCACCGGAATACGAGGACACCGCGGGCTGGTACAAGTTCGCCACCGGCGAGGACGCCACAACGTTCGCGCCGGCCGGGTTCGACGCCGGCGCACTCAACGCCCGGCTGGACGAGTTTGCCCTCCAGCTGTGGCCCGAGCCGCCCACGGAAGGTGAGATCGACGCCGTCGTCCATTCCGTCCACTGGTTCCTGTCCCAGGTTCCCGCCGACGGGCTGCCGCTAA
- a CDS encoding TfoX/Sxy family protein, whose protein sequence is MEMPKATEADKEHFRAVVPDRPEVVIKPMFGNLGAFVNGNMFAGLFGPTIGIKLSDEDREVLESGERTVPFGPPERPMGGYTGLPEIWNEEGDGDDARARAWTEKAFEYVASLPPKAAKEPKPKAAKK, encoded by the coding sequence ATGGAAATGCCCAAAGCGACCGAGGCTGACAAAGAGCACTTCCGGGCCGTGGTGCCTGACCGCCCGGAGGTGGTCATCAAGCCGATGTTCGGGAACCTCGGAGCGTTCGTCAACGGCAACATGTTCGCCGGTCTGTTCGGGCCCACCATCGGCATCAAGCTCTCCGACGAGGACCGGGAGGTGCTCGAGTCCGGGGAGCGGACCGTCCCCTTCGGTCCACCCGAGCGCCCCATGGGTGGATACACAGGCCTGCCGGAGATCTGGAACGAAGAGGGCGACGGCGACGACGCGCGGGCCAGGGCATGGACGGAGAAGGCGTTCGAGTACGTCGCCAGCCTGCCGCCGAAGGCCGCGAAGGAGCCCAAGCCGAAGGCCGCCAAGAAGTAG
- the nhaA gene encoding Na+/H+ antiporter NhaA: MDQNPPSTPPRRGSTVFGRGSYAEALRIAAILRKETVGGALLVAAAVIALIWANSPLAESYFGLRDFRIGYEPWHLNLSLGAWAADGLLAIFFFLVGLELKREFVAGDLRQISKSIVPIAAAVGGVAVPAVIYALINLSSPETLRGWAIPTATDIAFAVAVLAIIGSHLPSALRIFLLTLAVVDDLIAISIIAIFYSHDIQPGPLLLALIPLGLYTFLAQKYRRFFGTRLAAAWLILLPLGIATWTLVHASGIHATVAGVLLGFAVPVIRSQASGGPKAGPGLAETFEHRFRPISAGIAVPIFAFFSAGVAVGGWEGLVSALTDPVAVGVILALVLGKPAGILGTTWVLTKATRARLDDSFKWIDIFGVSVLAGIGFTVSLLVAELSFGHGSIHDDHAKVGILTASLIAALLAAAVLSTRNRQYRLAEAEEEIDSDHDGIPDVYEQDHRS; encoded by the coding sequence ATGGACCAGAACCCACCCTCAACTCCGCCCCGCCGCGGATCCACCGTCTTCGGACGCGGCAGCTACGCCGAGGCGTTGCGCATTGCGGCGATACTGCGGAAAGAAACCGTCGGCGGCGCCCTGCTGGTCGCCGCAGCCGTTATCGCGCTCATCTGGGCCAATTCCCCCCTGGCCGAGAGCTATTTCGGCCTCCGGGACTTCAGGATCGGCTACGAGCCCTGGCACCTTAACCTCAGCCTCGGAGCCTGGGCCGCCGATGGCCTGCTGGCAATCTTCTTCTTCCTCGTCGGACTCGAACTCAAACGGGAGTTCGTCGCCGGAGACCTGCGACAGATCAGCAAATCCATCGTCCCCATTGCCGCCGCCGTCGGCGGCGTCGCCGTGCCTGCAGTAATCTACGCCCTGATCAACCTCTCAAGTCCGGAGACGTTGCGGGGGTGGGCCATTCCCACCGCCACCGACATCGCCTTCGCCGTGGCCGTCCTGGCGATCATCGGCTCCCACCTGCCCAGCGCCCTGCGGATCTTCCTGCTCACCCTCGCCGTGGTCGATGACCTGATCGCGATCAGCATCATCGCCATCTTCTACTCGCACGACATCCAGCCCGGGCCGCTGCTGCTGGCACTGATCCCTCTGGGCCTCTACACCTTCCTAGCGCAGAAATATCGCAGGTTCTTCGGCACCAGGCTGGCAGCAGCCTGGCTCATCTTGCTGCCCCTGGGCATTGCCACCTGGACGCTCGTGCACGCCTCAGGCATCCACGCCACCGTCGCCGGCGTGCTGCTGGGATTCGCCGTACCCGTGATCCGGTCCCAGGCAAGCGGTGGCCCCAAAGCCGGCCCCGGCCTCGCGGAAACGTTCGAACACCGCTTCCGCCCCATCTCCGCCGGCATCGCCGTACCGATCTTCGCGTTCTTCTCCGCCGGCGTCGCCGTCGGAGGATGGGAAGGACTGGTCTCGGCCCTGACCGACCCGGTCGCCGTGGGCGTCATCCTCGCCCTCGTACTGGGTAAGCCTGCGGGGATTCTGGGCACCACCTGGGTTCTCACAAAGGCAACCAGGGCAAGGCTGGATGATTCCTTCAAATGGATCGACATCTTCGGGGTCTCCGTCCTGGCCGGAATAGGTTTCACCGTCTCCCTGCTCGTGGCTGAACTGAGTTTCGGTCACGGAAGCATCCACGACGACCACGCTAAAGTCGGCATTTTGACCGCGTCCCTCATTGCTGCACTGCTCGCAGCCGCCGTCCTCAGCACCAGAAACCGCCAATACCGGCTGGCAGAAGCTGAAGAGGAAATCGACTCAGACCACGACGGCATCCCCGACGTCTATGAACAGGACCACCGCTCCTGA
- a CDS encoding FadR/GntR family transcriptional regulator: MSTATEDRADNAHDGGLSPAMHERVLDAVGVAIASGALAPGSRLTLEGLQQEYGVSRTVARDTMKVLESMNLVYSRRRVGIVVQSPELWNVYDPKLVRWRLASDRRAQQYASLTELRIAVEPIAAAGAARRASAAERSQLVALAADLRRLGEAGELERFLEADIAYHRLLLKSCGNEMFSSLEGMVAEVLTSRTHQGLMPFKPRPEALDAHEEVAAAIAGGDATAAESAMHHILDEVREAMGLH, encoded by the coding sequence ATGTCGACGGCGACAGAAGACCGTGCGGACAACGCGCACGACGGCGGGTTGTCACCCGCCATGCATGAACGCGTCCTGGACGCTGTGGGCGTGGCCATTGCGTCCGGTGCGCTGGCGCCGGGAAGCCGCCTGACCCTTGAAGGCCTGCAGCAGGAATACGGAGTGTCGCGGACGGTGGCGCGGGACACCATGAAGGTCCTCGAGTCCATGAACCTGGTCTACTCACGCCGGCGGGTGGGCATCGTCGTGCAGAGCCCCGAGCTCTGGAACGTCTACGACCCCAAGCTGGTGCGGTGGCGCCTCGCATCCGATCGCCGGGCGCAGCAGTACGCCAGCCTCACCGAACTGCGCATCGCCGTCGAACCTATTGCCGCTGCCGGCGCCGCACGCCGGGCCAGCGCCGCGGAACGCAGCCAGCTCGTGGCACTGGCCGCGGACCTGCGCCGGCTGGGTGAGGCGGGTGAGCTCGAGCGATTCCTCGAGGCGGACATCGCCTACCACCGCCTGCTGCTGAAGAGCTGCGGCAACGAGATGTTCTCGTCCCTTGAAGGCATGGTGGCCGAGGTCCTCACCAGCCGCACGCATCAGGGCCTCATGCCGTTCAAGCCGCGGCCCGAGGCGCTCGACGCCCACGAGGAAGTAGCCGCCGCCATCGCCGGCGGGGACGCCACGGCTGCGGAGAGCGCCATGCACCACATCCTGGACGAAGTGCGCGAAGCGATGGGGCTGCACTAG
- a CDS encoding flavin-containing monooxygenase, with protein MSRSSAAAREIDTLVIGAGQAGLATSYWLSRAGVEHLLLEQRPELGGAWQDRWDSFYLNTPNFAFLLPGMTYDGPEPDAFLPRDGVIELFREYARRIAAPVRVGTEVSRVARADGGTTAGSGFAVDTSQGNWLARNVVLANGAYQRPRIPPSAAKLPRHITQQHSHDYRNPAQLPEGAVLVVGTGQSGGQISEDLLDAGREVHLSVSACPEAPRRYRGQDMFYWLLEVNLHGPEYGINGLQAAALASPAARFMCNPLISGNAGGHSIRLRDLGRRGVRLHGHYEGTDDGAITFSDDLAARIALTESAFGQRMQVMLDSYILSAGIEAPVAESVPPVDWQPSGSGARLDLGAEGVTSVIWSTGYGLDFGFLDIPVLDEWNYPRHFRGVTEVPGLYAVGLPWLTKHASSTVAAVGMDAEYVAGHLAGR; from the coding sequence ATGTCCCGGTCATCGGCCGCCGCACGGGAAATCGACACTCTGGTCATCGGGGCGGGACAGGCGGGCCTGGCCACGAGCTACTGGCTGAGCCGGGCCGGCGTCGAACATCTGCTGCTGGAGCAGCGCCCGGAACTGGGCGGCGCATGGCAGGACCGCTGGGACTCGTTCTATTTGAATACGCCGAACTTCGCCTTCCTGCTGCCGGGCATGACGTACGACGGTCCCGAGCCTGATGCCTTCCTCCCCCGGGACGGGGTGATCGAGCTGTTCCGTGAGTACGCCCGGAGGATCGCGGCGCCGGTGCGGGTGGGGACGGAGGTCAGCCGTGTTGCGCGGGCGGACGGCGGGACGACGGCGGGTAGCGGGTTCGCCGTCGACACTAGCCAGGGGAACTGGCTGGCACGGAACGTCGTCCTCGCGAACGGAGCCTATCAGCGGCCGCGGATTCCGCCGTCGGCCGCCAAACTCCCCCGGCACATAACCCAGCAGCACAGCCATGACTACCGCAACCCCGCGCAACTGCCGGAAGGGGCGGTGCTGGTGGTGGGGACCGGGCAATCGGGCGGGCAGATCAGCGAGGACCTGCTCGACGCCGGCCGTGAGGTGCACCTGTCCGTCTCGGCCTGCCCCGAGGCGCCGCGGCGCTACCGCGGGCAGGACATGTTCTACTGGCTCCTCGAGGTCAACCTGCACGGGCCCGAGTACGGCATCAACGGCCTGCAGGCGGCGGCGCTTGCCTCGCCCGCGGCGCGCTTCATGTGCAATCCTCTGATTTCCGGGAACGCCGGCGGGCACAGCATCCGCCTGCGGGACCTCGGCCGCCGGGGCGTCCGGCTGCACGGCCATTATGAGGGAACGGACGACGGCGCCATCACCTTCAGTGACGACCTCGCCGCCCGCATCGCGCTGACGGAATCGGCGTTCGGGCAGCGGATGCAGGTGATGCTGGACTCGTACATTCTGTCGGCGGGGATCGAGGCGCCGGTTGCTGAATCTGTGCCGCCGGTCGACTGGCAGCCCTCCGGGTCCGGGGCGCGCCTGGACCTCGGCGCCGAGGGCGTCACGTCAGTCATTTGGAGCACCGGTTACGGCCTGGACTTCGGCTTCCTCGATATCCCGGTTTTGGATGAATGGAATTACCCGCGCCATTTCCGTGGTGTCACCGAGGTGCCGGGGCTTTATGCGGTCGGGCTGCCGTGGCTTACGAAGCATGCGTCGTCCACGGTGGCGGCGGTGGGCATGGACGCGGAGTACGTGGCGGGCCACCTCGCGGGGCGTTAA
- a CDS encoding gluconokinase has product MQYPATHLVVMGVAGSGKSTIAAALSKHLGWASAEADEFHPQSNIDKMSQGIPLQDEDRWPWLQQIQNWMTGQARAGRSTVLTCSALKQSYRKLLAEAEGRVLFIHLHGDAALISQRMQGREGHFMPPTLLPSQLATLEPLTAEELEGGSLRLDITRSPEELIEAILAALKLPSGKAPCTN; this is encoded by the coding sequence ATGCAGTATCCAGCCACGCATCTAGTGGTGATGGGCGTTGCCGGTTCGGGCAAGTCCACGATCGCCGCGGCCCTGTCCAAGCACCTCGGCTGGGCATCCGCGGAGGCGGACGAGTTCCACCCACAGTCCAATATCGACAAGATGAGTCAGGGCATCCCGCTCCAGGATGAGGACCGCTGGCCCTGGCTGCAGCAGATCCAGAACTGGATGACCGGGCAGGCGCGTGCCGGCCGCAGCACCGTGCTCACCTGCTCCGCGCTCAAGCAGAGCTACCGCAAGCTGCTGGCCGAAGCCGAAGGCCGCGTGCTCTTCATCCACCTGCACGGTGACGCCGCCCTGATCAGCCAGCGGATGCAGGGACGCGAAGGCCACTTCATGCCGCCCACGCTCCTGCCCAGTCAGCTGGCCACCCTGGAACCGCTGACCGCCGAAGAACTGGAAGGTGGCAGCCTCCGCCTGGACATCACACGCTCCCCGGAGGAACTCATCGAGGCCATCCTCGCAGCGCTGAAGCTCCCGTCGGGCAAAGCACCGTGCACTAACTAA
- a CDS encoding Nramp family divalent metal transporter, whose translation MKRLLGVALGILTAIGGFVDIGDLVTNAVVGSRFGLSLIWVVAVGVVGICVFANMSGRVAAASGRATFEVIRERLGPRAGLANLSASFLINLMTVTAEIGGIALALQLASSVNYLLWIPLAAVAVWLVIWRVKFSIMENVTGLLGLTLIVFAVALFLLKPDWGNLASQAIPAVPDEETGATYWYFAIALFGAAMTPYEVFFFSSGAVEEGWKIKDLIQSRINVLVGFPLGGLLSVAIAACAAVVLLPAGISVTSLSQVILPVAEGAGKLGLAVVLLGIVAATFGAALETTLSSGYTLAQFFGWSWGKFRAPAQAARFHLAMIICLLVGIGVLATGVDPVLVTEYSVVFSAVALPLTYLPILIVANDPQYMGRHVNGRGVNVVAMIYLVVILVASLAAVPLMIVTGAGA comes from the coding sequence ATGAAGCGCCTGCTCGGCGTCGCACTCGGCATCCTGACGGCCATCGGCGGCTTCGTGGACATCGGCGACCTGGTGACCAACGCCGTCGTCGGATCCCGGTTCGGACTGTCCCTCATCTGGGTGGTGGCGGTTGGCGTCGTCGGCATCTGCGTTTTCGCCAACATGTCCGGGCGGGTGGCGGCCGCCTCCGGCCGGGCCACGTTCGAGGTGATCCGTGAGCGGCTGGGGCCGCGCGCCGGGCTGGCGAACCTGTCCGCGTCCTTCCTCATCAACCTGATGACGGTGACCGCGGAGATCGGCGGCATCGCCCTGGCCCTGCAGCTCGCCAGCAGCGTCAATTACCTGCTCTGGATTCCGCTGGCTGCGGTGGCGGTGTGGCTGGTGATCTGGCGGGTCAAGTTCTCCATCATGGAAAACGTCACCGGGCTCCTGGGCCTGACCCTGATCGTGTTCGCCGTGGCGCTGTTCCTGCTCAAACCGGACTGGGGCAACCTGGCCAGCCAGGCCATCCCCGCCGTCCCGGACGAGGAAACCGGCGCCACCTACTGGTACTTCGCCATCGCCCTGTTCGGCGCCGCCATGACCCCGTATGAGGTGTTCTTCTTTTCCTCCGGCGCTGTGGAGGAAGGGTGGAAAATCAAGGACCTGATCCAGTCGCGCATCAACGTCCTGGTGGGGTTCCCGCTCGGCGGGCTGCTGTCCGTAGCGATCGCCGCGTGTGCCGCCGTCGTGCTTCTCCCGGCCGGGATCTCCGTCACCTCCCTCTCCCAGGTGATCCTCCCGGTGGCGGAGGGCGCCGGGAAACTGGGGCTCGCCGTCGTCCTCCTGGGCATTGTGGCCGCGACGTTCGGCGCCGCGCTGGAGACGACGCTGTCCAGCGGTTACACACTGGCGCAGTTCTTTGGCTGGTCCTGGGGCAAGTTCCGGGCACCGGCGCAGGCGGCACGGTTCCATCTGGCCATGATCATCTGCCTGCTGGTGGGCATCGGGGTGCTGGCCACCGGCGTGGACCCCGTACTGGTCACCGAATACTCCGTGGTGTTCTCCGCCGTGGCGCTGCCGCTGACGTACCTGCCCATCCTGATCGTCGCCAACGATCCGCAGTACATGGGCAGACACGTCAACGGCCGGGGCGTGAATGTGGTGGCGATGATCTACCTCGTGGTGATCCTCGTGGCCTCGCTGGCGGCCGTACCCCTGATGATTGTGACAGGAGCCGGCGCATGA
- a CDS encoding tetratricopeptide repeat protein, producing MAETWIRLLGPPAIESTGISPAQPRGRKAWAVLAYLALQPDGNGRSRLAALLFPDAADPLGALRWNLSELRQTLTGVTLDGDPLRLALLPPWRCDATELVGAGAIPRPDPHSLNGQLLEGLSFADCPVFDSWLADQRYRLENCAQSLLYESSVSALASGDPREAAELASRALQRDPFHTDCNAVLVRALVAIGEHRHAREHVAKCANLYRDELALPLPPEIRRALSGAEPEADPGIPATVATVRSYLDAGGASLSAGAVDRGLDQLRLAVVLAQRTPDRHLLAESLVTLAGAMIHQAGGRGAEVADFLLRALSAEASPAEASPAEAPKDRAQAEKHDGVSPTTAAAYRELGYLSVQRGVPDRAAGWLARAGAAAAGFPEEQARVLAIQGMLASDTARYGDAVEALTASARLAREARNRRQLAFSSALLGRVWLLRGELEPAAEALDRALQWILAEHWTAFEPFVAGVRGETYLAAGDLEAAAEMIDRSWVMADLAGDHCYMALAAGAEARLFLAHGDLAAAQHWVERGMEPKPWYLWYSARLLDVAAEVAIAARSEHAGEVVERLGALASRSGMREFVVRAQSHRAVLGDDAAAQAVPWLAKEIDSLALTAFLAARGQL from the coding sequence ATGGCCGAGACGTGGATCCGGCTCCTCGGTCCACCGGCGATCGAGTCCACCGGCATCTCTCCCGCGCAGCCCAGGGGCCGCAAGGCATGGGCTGTGCTGGCCTACCTTGCGCTTCAGCCGGACGGCAACGGGCGGTCGCGGCTGGCAGCGCTGCTGTTTCCGGACGCCGCCGATCCCCTCGGCGCCCTGCGCTGGAACCTCTCCGAGCTGCGGCAGACGCTCACCGGTGTAACGCTCGACGGCGACCCGCTCCGGCTGGCGCTGCTGCCGCCGTGGCGCTGCGACGCCACCGAACTGGTCGGGGCGGGTGCCATCCCCCGCCCCGACCCGCACAGCCTGAACGGCCAGCTGCTGGAGGGGCTGTCCTTCGCCGATTGCCCGGTGTTCGATTCATGGCTGGCCGACCAGCGCTACCGGTTGGAGAACTGCGCGCAGTCCCTGCTGTACGAGTCCTCGGTGTCCGCGCTGGCTTCCGGTGATCCGCGCGAGGCTGCGGAGCTGGCCTCACGGGCACTGCAGCGGGACCCGTTCCATACCGACTGCAACGCGGTGCTGGTCCGGGCGCTGGTGGCCATCGGTGAGCACCGGCATGCCCGCGAGCACGTGGCCAAGTGCGCCAACCTGTACCGCGACGAACTGGCCCTGCCGTTGCCGCCGGAAATCCGCCGGGCACTGTCGGGTGCGGAGCCAGAGGCGGACCCGGGGATTCCCGCCACCGTAGCCACCGTCCGGTCCTATCTCGACGCTGGCGGCGCCTCGCTCTCGGCCGGAGCCGTGGACCGGGGCCTGGATCAGCTGCGGCTGGCCGTCGTCCTCGCCCAGCGCACCCCTGACCGGCACCTCCTCGCCGAGTCGCTGGTCACGCTCGCCGGGGCGATGATCCACCAGGCGGGCGGCCGCGGCGCGGAGGTGGCGGATTTCCTGCTCCGGGCGCTGTCAGCGGAGGCATCTCCGGCTGAGGCATCTCCGGCCGAGGCACCGAAGGACAGGGCCCAGGCGGAAAAGCACGACGGCGTCTCCCCCACTACCGCGGCCGCGTACCGCGAGCTGGGGTACCTGTCGGTTCAGCGGGGCGTTCCGGACCGCGCGGCGGGCTGGCTGGCGCGGGCCGGTGCTGCCGCCGCCGGGTTTCCTGAGGAGCAGGCGCGGGTCCTGGCAATCCAAGGCATGCTTGCGTCGGACACCGCACGTTATGGTGACGCGGTGGAGGCGCTGACCGCGTCCGCCAGGCTGGCCAGGGAGGCGCGGAACCGGCGGCAGCTGGCGTTCAGCAGCGCGCTCCTGGGCCGCGTGTGGCTGCTGCGCGGGGAGCTTGAGCCGGCGGCGGAGGCCCTGGACCGCGCACTGCAGTGGATTCTGGCCGAGCACTGGACAGCATTCGAACCTTTCGTGGCTGGAGTGCGCGGCGAAACGTACTTGGCGGCGGGAGACCTGGAGGCTGCCGCGGAGATGATCGACCGGTCCTGGGTGATGGCGGATCTGGCCGGGGACCACTGCTACATGGCCCTCGCCGCGGGGGCGGAGGCCCGGCTGTTCCTGGCGCACGGCGACCTCGCCGCGGCACAGCATTGGGTGGAAAGAGGCATGGAGCCCAAGCCCTGGTACCTCTGGTACTCGGCCCGGCTGCTGGACGTTGCCGCGGAGGTGGCCATCGCGGCCAGGTCTGAGCACGCGGGAGAAGTGGTGGAGCGCCTCGGCGCGCTTGCGAGCCGGAGCGGGATGCGCGAGTTCGTGGTCCGGGCACAGTCCCACCGCGCCGTACTTGGCGACGACGCCGCGGCCCAGGCAGTTCCGTGGCTGGCGAAGGAGATCGACAGCCTAGCGCTGACCGCGTTCCTTGCGGCGCGCGGCCAGCTGTAG